A single region of the Plasmodium malariae genome assembly, chromosome: 7 genome encodes:
- the NADSYN gene encoding glutamine-dependent NAD(+) synthetase, putative — protein MTTNDIGLSCCSISSIPLDYEENKLKIIESIKKCKQLNCSVRIGGELELCGVSCKGSFREIEDMHEKCWLCLSEILREKYNNKHVTDNILCFISMPVYFRKKLYNCELFIYNNEIILISPKENVYNCNQRDYFASYLDYPEEEKQDEQHNSNDNINTYEINFKNSNVSILGSKIEKFALPKCIQNVTNQTETYIGKALICFGQLVIAHVFLDDLVVKENAPSIVDRVDMFNASGGSHGSVGCISDIDCIANDASIGNVGSDAKKVSFQNDCVKLYMNNRIKFECIDVLLVSGYITNELLLFRKYFTELMNLTKQYPNMALSFSNNFGCDNYFFKFDGFSFIIRNGKLLTKNARFCFSDIQVSSINVSFNKEKKNWQQNEQKQLLQSDLMTVGGETFPIMIIEELEGDERYRNINRDNCQKCIFSFNKEIDLHIRTSEDNLVNFLPSNFNWQIYAQGNDYLVSLFKNHHNSLDNYMYEFDSKMYALHNIYEELSFNCALFLWYILHLTNAKGFILALSGGIDSSFCACMVHILSIMIEIRLKEGSSIRGSGSGSDNRNDLDIQNEELFTKKTKNLLIDKACRRDICNKLLNTLSLPSKYSSENTKFFAEQLSKSINSYHNVYCIDNMYTFLKNVGEDFLKKDMKYKSEGGSNYEDVCLQNIQSRSRLLVTYFFSSLICHKKYYSNNLHNEYLIVLATGNLDESITGYYTKYDCSSGDIDIIGNVSKLLIKETMCHLGNDSFYDLKILNKINEYHPSAELKPLENKQTDEEDLNLKYMEIKLLTILKNKFFFGPSSMFYYLSNYFWSSMSQAEIFNKIKTFFTRMFKNTHKLFILPPALTNESCGLHLCSVVNFAKIDFELLRRRLSG, from the coding sequence ATGACAACAAATGATATCGGTCTAAGTTGCTGCTCGATATCATCGATCCCGTTAGattatgaagaaaataaattgaaaattattgaaagcataaaaaaatgcaagCAGTTAAATTGTTCTGTACGAATAGGTGGAGAGTTAGAGTTGTGTGGGGTGAGCTGTAAAGGTAGTTTCAGAGAAATTGAAGATATGCATGAGAAATGTTGGCTTTGTTTAAGTGAAATtttaagagaaaaatataataacaagCATGTGACAGATAacatattatgttttataagtATGCCTGTATATtttaggaaaaaattatataactgTGAGTTgtttatatacaataatgaaataattttaatatcgCCTAAAGAGaatgtatataattgtaatCAGAGGGATTACTTTGCTTCTTATTTGGATTATCCTGAGGAAGAGAAGCAAGATGAACAACACAACAGTAATGATAACATAAACACATATGagattaattttaaaaattcgaATGTTAGTATTTTGGGAAGTAAGATTGAAAAGTTTGCTTTGCCAAAATGTATTCAGAATGTAACAAATCAGACAGAGACATATATAGGGAAAGCTCTAATATGTTTTGGTCAACTCGTAATAGCACATGTATTCCTGGATGACTTAGTTGTGAAGGAAAATGCTCCAAGTATTGTTGATCGAGTTGACATGTTCAATGCCAGTGGGGGTAGCCATGGCAGCGTTGGCTGCATTAGTGATATTGACTGTATTGCTAACGATGCAAGCATTGGAAACGTTGGTAGCGATGCAAAGAAGGTATCATTCCAGAATGACtgtgtaaaattatatatgaacaatagGATAAAATTTGAATGCATTGATGTATTGCTAGTTAGCGGTTACATAACAAACGAGTTATTATTgtttagaaaatatttcaCAGAATTAATGAATCTAACAAAACAATATCCAAATATGGCTCTAAGttttagtaataattttGGTTGTGATAACTATTTCTTCAAGTTTGATGGTTTTTCATTTATCATTCGAAATGGTAAATTGTTAACAAAAAATGCAAGGTTTTGCTTTTCAGATATTCAAGTATCTTCCATCAATGTGTCTTTtaataaggaaaagaaaaattggcAGCAAAACGAGCAGAAACAGCTACTACAGAGTGATCTTATGACTGTAGGGGGGGAAACATTCCCCATTATGATTATAGAAGAATTAGAAGGAGATGAAAGgtatagaaatattaataggGACAACTgtcaaaaatgtatattttctttcaATAAAGAGATAGATTTGCACATAAGAACATCTGAGGATAATTTGGTAAATTTTCTTCCATCAAATTTTAACTGGCAAATATATGCACAGGGGAATGATTACCTTGTttccctttttaaaaatcatCATAATAGTTTAGATAACTACATGTACGAATTTGATTCAAAAATGTATGCtctacataatatttatgaagaGTTGAGTTTCAACTGTGCTTTATTTCTGTGGTATATTTTACACTTGACAAATGCAAAGGGGTTTATTCTTGCCCTTTCAGGCGGAATTGACTCCTCCTTTTGCGCTTGCATGGTGCATATTTTGTCCATAATGATAGAAATTCGGTTGAAGGAGGGGAGTTCCATTAGAGGTAGTGGTAGCGGCAGTGATAATAGGAATGACCTTGATATACAGAATGAAGAACTGTTTACTAAAAAGACGAAAAATCTTCTCATTGATAAAGCATGCCGGAGAGACATATGTAACAAGCTGCTAAACACGTTATCTTTACCCTCAAAATATAGCAgcgaaaatacaaaattttttgctGAACAATTAAGTAAAAGTATTAACTCATATCATAATGTATACTGCATAGATAACATGTATACATTTCTAAAAAACGTTGGTGAGGATTTCTTAAAAAAggatatgaaatataaaagtgaAGGGGGTAGTAACTATGAAGATGTATGTTTACAGAATATTCAATCAAGGTCACGATTGTtagttacatatttttttagctCCTTAATATGccataagaaatattattcgaataatttacataatgaatatttaatCGTATTAGCTACTGGAAATCTGGATGAATCCATCACAGGTTATTATACGAAATATGATTGTTCATCTGGTGATATTGACATAATAGGCAATGTAAGTAAACTATTAATTAAAGAAACAATGTGTCACTTAGGTAATGATTCATTTTAtgatttgaaaattttaaataagatTAATGAATATCATCCATCAGCTGAGTTGAAACCGCTAGAGAATAAACAAACAGATGAAGAGGacttaaatttaaaatatatggaaataaagctattaacaattttaaaaaataaattcttttttggTCCATCCTCTATGTTTTACTATTTATCTAACTACTTTTGGTCTTCTATGTCACAAgctgaaatatttaataaaattaaaacattctTTACAAGGATGTTTAAAAATACCCACAAACTTTTTATTCTACCACCTGCATTAACCAATGAATCCTGTGGTTTGCACCTTTGCAGTGTGGTCAATTTTGCCAAGATTGATTTTGAGTTGTTAAGGAGGAGACTTAGTGGGTAG
- the PmUG01_07038300 gene encoding conserved Plasmodium protein, unknown function — protein sequence MKKLSESDYSDIANGIIKNYEENNKKEGANINRNLKEKKKTFFNCDNDYDLEDSIFLNKGSNSNEDNKLLEEGKNRDSSYDSLVDDFYNKAIKNSKKKCTSVDNDNYGSDKHSSNYNSYYSDNHESGNDNNSPHPTDEEGKKTFKKNEKEMCIKKKVIQRTSEILRRNHNKPLMPLLKKKKKKKITKKKDLMKNKKIKHVPAHVIHSNEWNSNQNDLEKYRLSKEELEQKRRSLKSRNLDRVKEEYKQRLKRMREKEVKCVVIPNSKQKEESCNSPMERITTKKNNVRIANKLAENILNVKEGGENDLNKQYEALTTSYKKIYSNYKNSEREEQDNVCNLISLYVDDGNANKEVYNNEQYRGQESYPYDKSYGRRNNSFDSNKIRKKIIPYRKGVLATNETKKPYNNASNMLNFKRNKNDPNCKLRLLDKSNERSDRFLNSAVGESICYYESRFCSSSLLLNGSSGASDASDGKKHDPTSPSEGNYYPLDRIKHNCRKSKKGMKKQKHMKRKSYYHSEEDCLTPPTDISCSTDETIIENFVRELKTRNENFSIDIEAFNAIKREDIDNYQINKKIFDEKKYYPDVEVKLFYINLHKGNSSYPSPSCDSSSRGSSTCCSSDCEHIFDSDYSEQLRNLNCTSAAEDNKNKNNGSNNNGSSNNGNSNNHMLRLKRIKLETFKHIKTIMEQVRNLDYNEYSNFSLNGRKREDTHGTIDSYTDMISERGGRKHICTDGTSEQIEIKGKYYCDTKRGVTDKREFCAHSVDEKIEKMRKYPLMELLFRENDEVNDDEQQAQWQTQMCYGSDKLTEYYGGGKGENKKWEGQSEHLDEHNKKWKGHNNDNIYDKEQASEIEPYFTFDGKDREDVLINQSCSYLSSPQKMEFFPNEGGTEINKNDENDENDENDEIDENDEYDENDEYDENNEYDENDDHDENDENNEHDENDENNEHDENDENASKHNFSSHCNNSDSVSSMYKNNNCNTDSRLNDKHSDGSYYYSIKNDHLKNKSVTHEVASSNLSHASKVISILPTDKKGYFLENDKNSAVVNGETTFYSRYSSGFHRSNYKDCYRSANYVKAGKFEKGGVNESKIIEKESAKCKYSRVKTKDSKKIPLKSKQNSTNGNQQIHQKVIVTTSKKKENAFNDNAISNSSKMNAGKVETGVTSMKGNASNVKCVSNRMKSIVIKGKNIKEGKDAGVIYSMKEDTNKKGMCTKNFGTKAFEKKIKKNEKLCEHENVKKGEKLGENKKKKKKGEQKDEDAENNEQNEDDEDNRATEKCNPSKEKQLSNFNKTEVYPNKAHRLISQKIMNTSINLDDTHNLSDEDNFIFDSYLNKGNTQNEGNLEDIINNQVMLFERNFL from the exons ATGAAAAAACTCAGCGAAAGTGACTATAGTGATATTGCAaatggaataataaaaaattacgaagaaaataataaaaaggaaggAGCGAACATAAATAGaaatttaaaggaaaaaaagaaaacatttttCAATTGTGATAATGATTATGATCTCGAGGATTCCATATTTCTTAACAAGGGAAGCAATTCAAATGAAGATAATAAACTGTTGGAGGAAGGTAAAAATAGGGACAGTAGCTACGACTCGCTCGTGGACGATTTCTACAACAAAgctataaaaaattcaaaaaaaaaatgtacgaGTGTTGATAACGATAACTATGGCAGTGATAAGCACAGCAGTAACTACAACAGTTACTACAGTGATAACCATGAGAGtggtaatgataataatagtcCGCATCCCACGGATGAGGAAGGAAAAAAGactttcaaaaaaaatgaaaaagaaatgtgtattaaaaaaaaagtaatacaaCGAACTAGCGAAATATTGAGAAGAAATCATAACAAGCCGTTAATGCCTttactcaaaaaaaaaaaaaaaaaaaaaataacaaaaaaaaaagatttaatgaaaaataaaaaaataaaacatgtaCCAGCTCATGTAATTCACTCAAATGAATGGAACAGCAATCAAAATGATTTAGAAAAGTATAGACTGTCTAAAGAAGAACtagaacaaaaaagaaggaGCTTAAAGTCAAGAAACTTAGACAGAGTTAAGGAAGAATATAAACAGAGATTAAAAAGAATGAGAGAGAAAGAAGTTAAATGTGTAGTTATTCCGAATTCTAAACAGAAGGAAGAGAGTTGCAATTCTCCTATGGAAAGaataacaacaaaaaaaaataatgtgcGAATAGCGAACAAATTAGcggaaaatatattaaatgtaaaagaaGGGGGGGAAAATGATCTTAACAAGCAGTATGAAGCTTTGACAACGAgttataagaaaatttattctaATTATAAGAATTCGGAAAGAGAAGAACAAGATAACGTATGTAATTTGATTTCCTTATACGTCGATGATGGTAATGCAAATAAGgaagtatataataatgaacaGTACAGGGGTCAAGAATCATATCCATACGATAAAAGTTATGGCAGAAGAAACAACTCCTTTGACagtaataaaattagaaaaaaaataattccttATAGAAAAGGTGTTCTCGCCACAAATGAGACAAAGAAGCCTTATAACAATGCTTCAAATATGTTAAactttaaaagaaataaaaatgatccTAACTGTAAGTTACGATTATTAGACAAGTCCAACGAAAGAAGCGATCGCTTCTTAAATTCTGCTGTAGGAGAGTCCATCTGCTATTATGAGAGTAGATTTTGCTCTAGTAGTTTATTGTTAAATGGATCGAGTGGGGCAAGTGACGCAAGTGATGGCAAAAAACATGATCCTACTTCCCCCTCAGAAGGAAACTATTATCCCTTAGATAGAATTAAACACAACTGtagaaaaagcaaaaaaggtatgaaaaaacaaaagcatATGAAAAGGAAATCGTATTATCATTCCGAAGAAGACTGTTTGACTCCGCCCACAGATATATCCTGTTCGACCGATGAAActattattgaaaattttgttaGAGAACTAAAAACTcgaaatgaaaatttttctaTAGACATAGAAGCATTTAATGCAATAAAGAGGGAAGATATAGATAATTatcaaattaataaaaaaatatttgatgaaaaaaaatattacccTGATGTAGAAGTGAAACTGTTCTACATAAATTTACACAAAGGTAATTCGTCATACCCCTCCCCTTCCTGTGACTCCTCTTCCAGAGGCTCCTCTACCTGTTGTTCGTCAGACTGTGAGCACATTTTCGATTCGGATTATTCTGAACAGTTAAGGAATTTGAACTGTACCAGTGCTGCTgaggataataaaaataaaaataatggtagtaacaataatggcagtagtaataatggtaatagtaataatcaTATGTTGAGATTAAAAAGAATCAAACTGGAAACATTTAAGCATATCAAAACAATTATGGAACAAGTGAGAAACCTAGATTACAATGAGTACAGCAATTTTTCACTGAATGGTAGGAAGCGAGAAGACACACATGGCACAATAGACTCTTATACAGATATGATAAGCGAAAGGGGAGGGCGAAAACATATTTGCACTGATGGCACGAGCGAACAGATCGaaattaaaggaaaatattattgtgaTACTAAAAGAGGAGTTACAGATAAAAGAGAGTTTTGTGCTCATTCAGTAGACGAAAAGATAGAAAAGATGAGGAAATATCCCTTAATGGAATTACTGTTTAGGGAAAACGACGAAGTGAATGACGATGAGCAGCAGGCACAGTGGCAGACCCAAATGTGTTATGGAAGTGATAAATTGACCGAATATTATGGAGGAGGAAaaggagaaaataaaaaatgggaagGGCAGAGTGAACACTTGGatgaacataataaaaagtgGAAAGGGCACAATAATgacaatatatatgataaagaGCAGGCGTCTGAGATTGAGCCCTATTTTACCTTTGATGGAAAAGACAGAGAGGACGTACTGATAAACCAAAGTTGTTCTTATTTGAGTAGTCCCCAAAAAATGGAATTTTTTCCTAATGAAGGGGGAAcagaaataaacaaaaatgatgaaaatgatgaaaatgatgaaaatgatgaaattgatgaaaatgatgaatatgatgaaaatgatgaatatgatgaaaataatgagtatgatgaaaatgatgat catgatgaaaatgatgaaaataatgagcatgatgaaaatgatgaaaataatgagcatgatgaaaatgatgaaaatgccAGTAAGCACAATTTTAGTAGTCACTGCAATAACAGTGACAGTGTTAGCAGtatgtacaaaaataataactgtAATACTGATAGTCGCTTAAATGACAAACATAGCGATGGTTCTTACTATTATTCCATAAAAAATgatcatttaaaaaacaagTCAGTTACTCATGAAGTAGCATCTTCTAACTTATCGCACGCAAGTAAGGTGATAAGTATTTTGCCAACTGATAAAAAGGGGTATTTTTTGgagaatgataaaaatagCGCAGTGGTAAATGGTGAGACAACTTTTTATAGTCGTTATAGTAGTGGCTTTCATAGAAGTAACTACAAGGACTGCTATCGCAGTGCTAATTATGTAAAGGCGGGAAAATTTGAAAAGGGAGGAGTGAATGAAAGCAAGATCATTGAAAAGGAGAGTGCAAAATGTAAATACTCTAGGGTTAAAACTAAGGACAGTAAAAAAATACCGCTGAAGAGTAAGCAGAACAGTACGAACGGTAATCAACAAATTCATCAAAAGGTCATTGTAACTACtagcaaaaaaaaggaaaatgcaTTTAATGATAACGCTATATCAAATTCTTCGAAAATGAATGCTGGTAAAGTGGAAACTGGAGTTACTTCTATGAAGGGAAATGCTAGCAATGTAAAATGTGTTAGTAACCGAATGAAGAGCATAGTGATTAAGGggaaaaacataaaagaagGCAAGGATGCAGGTGTAATTTATAGCATGAAAGAGGATACTAACAAAAAAGGAATGTGCACAAAAAACTTTGGAACGAAagcatttgaaaaaaaaataaaaaaaaatgaaaaattatgtgAACACGAGAATGTAAAAAAAGGCGAAAAACTAGgcgaaaataaaaaaaaaaaaaaaaaaggtgaaCAAAAAGATGAGGATGCAGAAAACAACGAACAAAACGAAGATGACGAAGACAACAGAGCAACAGAAAAATGTAACCCCTCTAAGGAAAAACAACTATCCAACTTCAATAAAACAGAGGTATACCCAAATAAGGCGCACAGACTGATAAGCcagaaaattatgaacacaTCCATTAATTTGGATGATACACATAACTTAAGCGATGAAGACAACTTCATTTTTGACTCATATTTGAATAAAGGCAATACTCAAAATGAGGGAAATCTAGAGGATATCATAAACAACCAGGTGATGCTGTTTGAGCgcaattttttgtaa
- the PmUG01_07038400 gene encoding replication termination factor, putative, which produces MGGDGGSLPQRVDLVRMKNKKLKENTGSLGYEKNTLVTINHNKYSKKELKEYYFNHCAISQEALKEPFFCCRLGFLYNKENIFKLILFKKQNKKKRKKDFYDKFSHIDSLKDLVLCKSKLNEEKKLICLISNEIINATSGAICLFSCGCVFSKKVFNRVNIAKENICVTCNKKYKPSDIIEIGIDDESVLEEKKKLIKKRKMDKKKDMSHEKKETSDQEKVKKKKEITATNGK; this is translated from the exons ATGGGAGGGGACGGAGGAAGCTTACCGCAAAGGGTTGATCTTGTTagaatgaaaaacaaaaagttgAAGGAAAATACAGGAAGCCTTggatatgaaaaaaatacgCTTGTAACCATAaatcataataaatatagcaAGAAAGAATTAAaggaatattattttaatcatTGCGCGATTTCGCAA GAGGCTTTGAAGGAACCATTTTTCTGTTGTCGCCTTGGGTTTTTGTACAACaaagaaaacatttttaaattaattttatttaagaaacaaaataaaaagaaaagaaaaaaagatttttatgataaattttCGCACATTGATTCCCTGAAAGACTTAGTGCTTTGCAAAAGcaaattaaatgaagaaaaaaaattaatctgCTTAATTTccaatgaaataataaatgcaaCCTCTGGAGCCATATGCTTGTTTTCTTGTGGCTGTGTGTTTTCAAAGAAGGTTTTTAACCGCGTAAACATTGCAAAG gaaaatatatgtgttacgtgtaacaaaaaatataaacccAGCGATATAATTGAAATAGGAATAGATGACGAATCAGTattagaggaaaaaaaaaaattaattaaaaaaagaaaaatggacaaaaaaaaagatatgtcACATGAAAAGAAGGAAACATCAGATcaggaaaaagtaaaaaaaaaaaaggaaataacaGCAACAAACGGGAAATAA
- the PmUG01_07038500 gene encoding CS domain protein, putative produces MGEIYNKRHKYVNNGVLIYEWEQSIDEINIYINMNAKIVDKKDLDIDIKSKRIRIGLKNTESFLEGELCSIIDEDCSYWFIEDNNLHILLTKVKKAEIWNSVFKGHKNLNAIDEDNTKKQILLERFQQEHPNFDFSSAAFNGQVPDARTFMGGVKY; encoded by the exons ATGGGTGAAATATACAACAAAAGACACAAATACGTGAACAATG GCGTGTTGATATATGAGTGGGAGCAGAGCATTGACGAAATAAACATTTACATTAATATGAATGCTAAAATTGTagataaaaaagatttaGACATTGAcataaaaagcaaaagaatACGAATTGGACTGAAGAATACAGAAAGTTTTTTAGAAGGAGAATTATGTAGTATTATTGATGAAGATTGTTCCTACTGGTTTATTGAAGATAATaatttgcatattttattaaccaAAGTAAAAAAGGCAGAAATATGGAATAGTGTTTTTAAAGgccataaaaatttaaatgctATTGACGAAGATAATACGAAAAAGCAAATACTCTTAGAAAGATTTCAACAGGAGCATCCCAATTTCGACTTTTCTTCTGCTGCTTTTAATGGCCAGGTACCCGACGCCCGTACCTTTATGGGCGGTGTTAAGTATTAG
- the PmUG01_07038600 gene encoding conserved Plasmodium protein, unknown function → MSTSIEGVENNADFKLKSEINSIEKELKNWFIKRRLNMELNYSLKQLFDNYNFVGLSINKSMDLKDKMLWYDMVNGKPEVEDTLSIDAKEYKADKYCNLWNASTTVDNPCRLVGSIYFRCLKNNYKLNQLDREHKCIHSFINFNNCRKALKLQQANNIKNSIIKQTTEDTTAKALFERRSALLDMLEGER, encoded by the coding sequence ATGAGTACAAGCATAGAAGGGGTTGAAAATAATGCGGACTTTAAGTTAAAGAGTGAAATAAACTCGATTGAAAAGGAATTGAAAAACTGGTTCATCAAAAGAAGACTTAATATGgaattaaattattctttaaaacAACTTTTTGATAACTATAATTTTGTAGGTTTGTccataaataaaagtatggacttaaaagataaaatgttATGGTATGATATGGTGAATGGAAAACCAGAGGTTGAAGATACATTAAGTATAGATGCTAAGGAATACAAAGCTGATAAATATTGCAACTTATGGAATGCAAGTACAACTGTTGATAACCCATGCAGATTAGTTGGATCCATTTACTTTCGttgcttaaaaaataattataaattaaatcaGTTAGACCGAGAGCACAAATGTATTCATAgctttataaattttaacaatTGTAGAAAAGCCTTAAAATTACAACAAGCcaacaatattaaaaattcaatTATTAAACAGACCACAGAAGACACGACTGCAAAGGCTCTTTTCGAAAGAAGAAGTGCGTTGCTTGATATGCTTGAGGGCGAAAGGTGA